Proteins encoded within one genomic window of Brachybacterium avium:
- the ilvC gene encoding ketol-acid reductoisomerase gives MAEIFYDDNADLSIIQGKKVAVVGFGSQGHAHALNLRDSGVEVRVGLREGSKSAAKAQEEGLVVGTVAEVAEWADLIMILTPDQDQRKVYAESIQPHLAEGKALAFAHGFNIRFGYIEVPAGVDVLLIAPKAPGHTVRREYVAGRGIPDIVAVEQDASGAAWELALSYAKGIGGTRAGVIKTTFTEETETDLFGEQAVLCGGMSHLVQAGFETLAEAGYQPEIAYFEVLHELKLIVDLMFEGGIAKQRWSISDTAEYGDYVSGPRIVDAETKKAMKEVLADIQSGAFAKRFIDDQDAGAPEFKELRETEAKHQIEVVGRDLRKMFSWSAQAIDSDYVEGSAAR, from the coding sequence GTGGCTGAGATCTTCTACGACGACAATGCCGACCTGTCCATCATCCAGGGCAAGAAGGTCGCCGTCGTCGGCTTCGGCTCCCAGGGACACGCCCACGCGCTGAACCTGCGCGACAGCGGCGTCGAGGTCCGGGTCGGACTGCGCGAGGGCTCGAAGTCCGCCGCCAAGGCCCAGGAGGAGGGCCTGGTCGTCGGCACCGTGGCCGAGGTCGCCGAGTGGGCGGATCTCATCATGATCCTCACCCCCGACCAGGACCAGCGGAAGGTCTACGCCGAGTCCATCCAGCCGCACCTGGCCGAGGGCAAGGCGCTCGCCTTCGCCCACGGCTTCAACATCCGCTTCGGCTACATCGAGGTCCCCGCGGGTGTGGACGTGCTGCTGATCGCCCCGAAGGCCCCCGGCCACACCGTGCGCCGCGAGTACGTCGCCGGCCGTGGCATCCCGGACATCGTCGCCGTCGAGCAGGACGCCAGCGGTGCCGCCTGGGAGCTCGCGCTCTCCTACGCCAAGGGCATCGGCGGCACCCGCGCCGGCGTCATCAAGACCACCTTCACCGAGGAGACCGAGACCGACCTGTTCGGTGAGCAGGCCGTGCTCTGCGGCGGCATGAGCCACCTGGTCCAGGCCGGCTTCGAGACCCTCGCCGAAGCGGGCTACCAGCCCGAGATCGCGTACTTCGAGGTGCTCCACGAGCTCAAGCTGATCGTCGACCTCATGTTCGAGGGCGGCATCGCCAAGCAGCGCTGGTCGATCTCCGACACCGCCGAGTACGGCGACTACGTCTCCGGCCCGCGCATCGTGGACGCCGAGACCAAGAAGGCCATGAAGGAGGTCCTCGCGGACATCCAGAGCGGTGCCTTCGCCAAGCGCTTCATCGATGATCAGGATGCCGGCGCCCCCGAGTTCAAGGAGCTGCGCGAGACCGAGGCGAAGCACCAGATCGAGGTCGTGGGCAGGGACCTGCGCAAGATGTTCTCCTGGAGCGCCCAGGCGATCGACTCGGACTACGTCGAGGGCAGCGCCGCGCGCTGA
- the serA gene encoding phosphoglycerate dehydrogenase produces the protein MTRPVVLIAEELSPATVEVLGSEIEVRSVDGTDRGALLEAVKDADALLVRSATQVDAEVYAAAQQLKVVARAGVGLDNVDVPAATTAGVMVINAPTSNITSAAELAVALILASLRNLGRADASVKSGKWERKQLAGVELLGKTVGVVGFGRIGQLVAERLAPFGVELLAYDPYVHHARAAELGARVVELDELMRESDVVTVHMPKTPETTGLIGAEQFALAKPSLHVVNAARGGLIDELALHEALTSGKIAAAALDVYSSEPPASSETAKALLDLDNVTLTPHLGASTAEAQEKAGVAVAKSVRLALAGELVPDAVNVAGGAIDDLVRPGVALADRLGQLFTTLAGELPEVLDIEVHGEIASRDVTALKLSALRGVFRSVVTEQVSYVNAPVLAEERGINVQLVTDESSERFRNVVSLRGTLRNSEVVTVSGTLSGVDQEHKLTEVFGHALDVPLSDHLLIIRYEDGPGLIGTYGLRLGEAGVNIAGMQVSRAGSARGAEALVVLDLDESVDREFAEELGAAIDARSIHAVDLVY, from the coding sequence GTGACGCGTCCTGTCGTGCTCATCGCCGAAGAGCTGTCACCCGCGACCGTCGAGGTCCTGGGGTCCGAGATCGAGGTCAGGAGCGTGGACGGCACCGACCGTGGCGCGCTGCTGGAGGCGGTGAAGGACGCCGACGCGCTCCTGGTCCGCTCAGCGACCCAGGTCGACGCCGAGGTCTACGCCGCCGCCCAGCAGTTGAAGGTCGTCGCCCGCGCGGGCGTGGGACTGGACAACGTGGACGTGCCCGCCGCCACCACGGCGGGCGTCATGGTCATCAACGCCCCGACCTCGAACATCACCTCTGCCGCCGAGCTCGCGGTCGCACTGATCCTGGCGTCGCTGCGCAACCTCGGTCGCGCCGACGCCTCGGTGAAGTCCGGTAAGTGGGAGCGCAAGCAGCTCGCCGGCGTCGAGCTGCTGGGCAAGACCGTCGGCGTGGTGGGCTTCGGCCGCATCGGCCAGCTGGTCGCCGAGCGTCTGGCGCCCTTCGGCGTCGAGCTGCTCGCCTACGACCCCTATGTCCACCACGCCCGAGCCGCCGAGCTCGGCGCCCGCGTGGTCGAGCTCGATGAGCTGATGCGCGAATCCGACGTGGTCACGGTGCACATGCCCAAGACCCCCGAGACCACCGGTCTGATCGGTGCCGAGCAGTTCGCGCTCGCCAAGCCGTCCCTCCACGTGGTCAACGCCGCCCGCGGCGGCCTGATCGACGAACTGGCGCTCCACGAGGCGCTCACCAGCGGAAAGATCGCTGCCGCCGCACTGGACGTGTACTCCTCCGAGCCGCCGGCCTCCTCGGAGACCGCGAAGGCGCTGCTCGACCTCGACAACGTCACCCTCACCCCGCACCTGGGGGCCTCCACCGCCGAGGCGCAGGAGAAGGCCGGTGTCGCGGTCGCGAAGTCGGTGCGCCTGGCATTGGCGGGAGAGCTGGTGCCCGATGCGGTGAACGTCGCCGGCGGGGCGATCGATGACCTGGTCCGTCCCGGTGTGGCGCTCGCGGACCGGCTCGGCCAGCTGTTCACGACGCTGGCGGGGGAGCTGCCCGAGGTGCTGGACATCGAGGTGCACGGCGAGATCGCCTCCCGCGACGTCACCGCGCTCAAGCTCTCCGCGCTGCGCGGCGTGTTCCGCTCGGTGGTCACCGAGCAGGTCAGCTACGTCAACGCCCCCGTCCTCGCCGAGGAGCGCGGCATCAACGTGCAGCTGGTCACCGACGAGTCCTCCGAGCGCTTCCGCAACGTCGTCAGCCTGCGTGGCACCCTGCGCAACAGCGAGGTCGTCACCGTCTCCGGCACCCTCAGCGGGGTGGACCAGGAGCACAAGCTCACCGAAGTCTTCGGGCATGCTCTGGACGTGCCGCTGAGCGACCACCTGCTGATCATCCGCTACGAGGACGGCCCCGGCCTCATCGGCACCTACGGGCTCCGACTCGGTGAGGCGGGCGTCAATATCGCCGGCATGCAGGTCTCGCGGGCGGGAAGCGCCCGCGGCGCCGAGGCGCTGGTCGTCCTGGACCTCGATGAGTCCGTCGACCGCGAGTTCGCCGAGGAGCTCGGCGCCGCCATCGACGCCCGCTCCATCCACGCCGTCGACCTCGTCTACTGA
- the ilvD gene encoding dihydroxy-acid dehydratase, producing the protein MVQLRSRTSTHGRNMAGARALWRATGMKSGDFGKPIIAIANSYTQFVPGHVHLKNMGDLVAGAIAEAGGVSKEFNTIAVDDGIAMGHGGMLYSLPSRDIIADSIEYMVNAHTADALVCISNCDKITPGHMMAAMRLNIPVVFVSGGPSESGKPIEGVTEHRIDLVDAMALSADDSITDAQLAEVEENACPTCGSCSGMFTANSMNCLTEVLGLSLPGNGTTLATHAFRKELFLEAGRKIVELAKRYYEDEDESVLPRSIATRAAFGNAMAMDVAMGGSTNTILHILAVAIEGGVDFTLDDIDRISRLVPTLSKVAPNGTAHVEDVHRAGGIPAILGELDRAGLLDHTIHTVHSPDLSSWLAEWDIRGGTASKKAEALFHAAPGGVRTTQAFSTTNTWDELDTDGEEGVVRSVPHAYTKDGGLAVLKGNLARDGAVFKTAGITEDLFHFEGTAVVCDSQEEAVQKILDKTVKAGDVVVIRYEGPQGGPGMQEMLYPTSFLKGRGLGKTCALITDGRFSGGTSGVSLGHISPEAAEGGLIGLIEDGDRIIIDVDKRLLELDVAEDELSRRRELKGPLPWRPEHRERQVSQALKVYAHLVRSATYGATRRPLD; encoded by the coding sequence ATGGTCCAGCTCCGCTCCCGCACCTCCACCCATGGCCGCAATATGGCAGGCGCTCGTGCCCTCTGGCGCGCCACCGGTATGAAGAGCGGCGACTTCGGGAAGCCGATCATCGCGATCGCGAACTCCTACACCCAGTTCGTGCCCGGCCACGTCCACCTCAAGAACATGGGCGACCTGGTCGCCGGGGCGATCGCGGAGGCCGGCGGGGTCTCCAAGGAGTTCAACACCATCGCCGTGGACGACGGCATCGCGATGGGCCACGGCGGGATGCTCTACTCGCTGCCCAGCCGCGACATCATCGCCGACTCCATCGAGTACATGGTCAACGCCCACACCGCGGACGCGCTGGTGTGCATCTCCAACTGCGACAAGATCACCCCCGGCCACATGATGGCCGCGATGCGCCTGAACATCCCCGTCGTCTTCGTCTCCGGCGGCCCCTCCGAGTCCGGCAAGCCGATCGAGGGCGTCACCGAGCACCGCATCGACCTGGTCGACGCGATGGCGCTGTCCGCCGACGACTCGATCACCGATGCGCAGCTCGCCGAGGTCGAGGAGAACGCCTGCCCCACCTGCGGCTCCTGCTCGGGCATGTTCACCGCGAACTCGATGAACTGCCTCACCGAGGTGCTCGGCCTGTCCCTGCCCGGCAACGGCACCACGCTGGCCACCCACGCCTTCCGCAAGGAGCTCTTCCTCGAGGCCGGCCGGAAGATCGTCGAGCTCGCCAAGCGCTACTACGAGGACGAGGACGAATCGGTGCTGCCCCGCTCGATCGCCACCAGGGCCGCGTTCGGCAACGCCATGGCGATGGACGTCGCGATGGGCGGATCGACCAACACCATCCTGCACATCCTCGCCGTCGCGATCGAGGGCGGGGTCGACTTCACCCTGGACGACATCGACCGCATCTCACGCCTGGTGCCCACCCTGTCCAAGGTCGCCCCCAACGGCACCGCGCACGTCGAGGACGTCCACCGCGCGGGCGGCATCCCCGCGATCCTCGGCGAGCTGGACCGCGCCGGCCTGCTGGACCACACCATCCACACCGTGCACTCCCCGGACCTCTCCAGCTGGCTCGCCGAGTGGGACATCCGCGGCGGCACGGCCTCGAAGAAGGCCGAGGCGCTGTTCCACGCCGCCCCCGGAGGGGTGCGCACCACGCAGGCCTTCTCCACCACGAACACCTGGGACGAGCTGGACACCGACGGCGAGGAGGGCGTGGTCCGCTCCGTCCCGCACGCCTACACCAAGGACGGCGGGCTCGCCGTGCTGAAGGGCAACCTGGCCCGGGACGGCGCCGTCTTCAAGACCGCGGGCATCACCGAGGACCTCTTCCACTTCGAGGGCACCGCAGTGGTCTGCGACTCCCAGGAGGAGGCGGTCCAGAAGATCCTCGACAAGACGGTGAAGGCCGGCGACGTCGTGGTGATCCGCTACGAGGGGCCGCAGGGCGGCCCCGGCATGCAGGAGATGCTCTACCCGACCTCCTTCCTCAAAGGACGGGGGCTGGGCAAGACCTGCGCCCTGATCACCGACGGCCGCTTCTCCGGCGGCACCAGCGGGGTCTCCCTCGGGCACATCTCCCCGGAGGCCGCCGAGGGCGGGCTGATCGGCCTCATCGAGGACGGCGACAGGATCATCATCGATGTCGACAAGCGCCTGCTCGAGCTCGACGTGGCCGAGGACGAGCTGTCGCGCCGCCGAGAGCTGAAGGGCCCGCTGCCCTGGCGCCCCGAGCATCGCGAGCGCCAGGTCTCCCAGGCTCTGAAGGTGTACGCGCACCTGGTGCGCTCCGCCACCTACGGCGCCACCCGTCGGCCGCTGGACTGA
- a CDS encoding MFS transporter encodes MTTSPVAATATSTTVPAGAWKALALVTIGFGVNFWAWALLSPLGPVYVERGLATDASLIVAIPVLVGSLGRIVMGALTDRFGGHLMFPLVSLLTVIPVLFLGFVGQYTYSTLLLGGFFLGIAGTTFAIGVPYVNSWFPPAKRGMATGLYGVGMGGTAISAFTTVPLLKSVGDVAPFVLTALALVAYAVVGWLFMRDAPTWKPSRKNIIDQSVAVMKLKVTWQACYLYALSFGGYVAFSVFLPTMLQNWYGLEAADASFRMAGFVIVAVIMRPFGGTLADRLGAANTLLVSYVAVGLAALALTFQPDLMPIGTVAFIVMAAGLGLGSGAVFALVAQTSDPAVVGSVTGFVGAAGGLGGFVPPLVMAAIHAESGTYAPGIAMLLVATFGAVVVTLFIARGARVPAAA; translated from the coding sequence ATGACCACGTCCCCCGTTGCCGCCACGGCGACGTCCACCACCGTCCCGGCCGGCGCATGGAAGGCACTTGCGCTGGTCACTATCGGGTTCGGCGTGAACTTCTGGGCCTGGGCCCTGCTGAGCCCCCTCGGTCCCGTCTACGTCGAGCGAGGGCTGGCCACCGACGCGTCCCTGATCGTCGCGATCCCCGTGCTGGTGGGCTCCCTGGGACGCATCGTGATGGGTGCGCTGACCGATCGCTTCGGCGGGCATCTCATGTTCCCGCTGGTCTCCCTGCTCACCGTCATTCCGGTGCTCTTTCTGGGATTCGTCGGTCAGTACACCTACTCGACCCTGCTTCTCGGAGGATTCTTCCTCGGCATTGCGGGCACCACGTTCGCGATCGGCGTCCCGTATGTGAATTCATGGTTCCCGCCCGCCAAGCGCGGCATGGCCACCGGCCTCTACGGTGTGGGCATGGGCGGCACCGCGATCAGCGCCTTCACCACCGTGCCGCTGCTGAAGTCGGTGGGCGACGTCGCGCCCTTCGTGCTCACCGCCCTCGCCCTGGTCGCCTACGCGGTGGTGGGCTGGCTGTTCATGCGCGACGCCCCCACCTGGAAGCCCTCGCGCAAGAACATCATCGATCAGTCCGTCGCCGTGATGAAGCTCAAGGTGACCTGGCAGGCGTGCTACCTCTACGCCCTCTCCTTCGGCGGCTACGTCGCCTTCTCCGTCTTCCTGCCCACGATGCTGCAGAACTGGTACGGGCTCGAGGCGGCCGATGCCTCCTTCCGGATGGCGGGCTTCGTGATCGTCGCGGTGATCATGCGCCCGTTCGGCGGCACCCTCGCCGACCGGCTCGGCGCTGCCAACACCCTGCTGGTCTCCTATGTCGCCGTCGGGCTGGCCGCCCTCGCCCTGACCTTCCAACCCGATCTGATGCCGATCGGCACCGTCGCCTTCATCGTGATGGCCGCCGGTCTGGGCCTCGGCTCCGGCGCGGTCTTCGCGCTGGTCGCCCAGACCTCTGACCCGGCCGTCGTCGGCTCCGTCACCGGATTCGTCGGTGCCGCCGGCGGGCTCGGCGGCTTCGTACCTCCGCTGGTGATGGCCGCGATCCATGCCGAGAGCGGAACCTACGCGCCCGGCATCGCCATGCTGCTGGTGGCGACGTTCGGCGCCGTGGTCGTCACCCTGTTCATCGCCCGTGGAGCGCGCGTCCCCGCGGCCGCCTAG
- a CDS encoding acetolactate synthase large subunit: MTGQQMTGAQALVESLKQAGAEVVFGLPGGAILPTYDPLMDAEGLRHVLVRHEQGAGHAASGYAHATGKVGVCLATSGPGATNLITAIADAQMDSIPMVAITGQVGSAFIGTDAFQEADIVGMTMPITKHNFLVKNADDIPLVIKQAFHIASTGRPGVVLVDVTKDAQQAMTDFSWPDGLGLPGYRPAPRPHSKQIREAVSMLLEAKRPVFLLGGGVLRGRATEEIGELIEVSGVPFVTTLMARGALPDSHPSHLGMPGMHGTVAAVSALQRSDLIVNIGARFDDRVTGVLESFAPSAKIVHADIDPAEISKNRTADVPIVGEAAEVARALTAELRERLATADPRDYEAWWNTLKMLRDNYPLGWTETEDGFTAPQKVISRIGAISGPETIFAAGVGQHQMWSAQFIKYENPYTWLNSGGLGTMGYSVPAAMGAKVGRPDKVVWSIDGDGCFQMTNQELATCVINDIPIKVAIINNSSLGMVRQWQNLFYDQRYSNTELNTGHGSRRVPDFVKLAEAYGCAGLRCERDEDIDATITQAMEINDRPVVVDFTVSADAMVWPMVPSGVSNDEIQIAQGMSPEWERDI; the protein is encoded by the coding sequence ATGACCGGACAGCAGATGACTGGCGCGCAGGCGCTGGTCGAGTCCCTCAAGCAGGCCGGGGCAGAGGTCGTCTTCGGCCTTCCCGGCGGTGCGATCCTGCCCACCTACGATCCGCTGATGGATGCGGAGGGCCTGCGGCACGTGCTGGTCCGCCACGAGCAGGGTGCTGGGCATGCAGCCAGCGGCTACGCCCACGCGACCGGGAAGGTCGGCGTGTGCCTGGCCACCTCCGGGCCCGGCGCGACCAACCTCATCACCGCCATCGCGGACGCCCAGATGGATTCGATCCCGATGGTCGCGATCACCGGCCAGGTCGGGTCGGCCTTCATCGGCACCGACGCCTTCCAGGAGGCGGACATCGTCGGCATGACGATGCCGATCACCAAGCACAACTTCCTGGTCAAGAACGCCGACGACATCCCCCTGGTGATCAAGCAGGCCTTCCACATCGCCTCGACCGGCCGGCCGGGCGTCGTGCTGGTGGACGTCACCAAGGACGCCCAGCAGGCGATGACCGATTTCTCGTGGCCCGACGGTCTGGGACTGCCCGGCTACCGACCGGCCCCCCGCCCGCACAGCAAACAGATCCGCGAGGCGGTCTCGATGCTGCTGGAGGCCAAGCGCCCCGTCTTCCTGCTCGGCGGCGGCGTGCTGCGCGGCCGGGCCACCGAAGAGATCGGTGAGCTGATCGAGGTCTCCGGCGTGCCCTTCGTGACCACCCTGATGGCACGCGGTGCACTGCCCGACTCGCACCCCAGCCATCTGGGGATGCCGGGCATGCACGGCACGGTCGCCGCGGTCTCCGCGCTGCAGCGCTCGGACCTGATCGTCAACATCGGGGCACGCTTCGACGATCGCGTGACCGGGGTCCTGGAGTCCTTCGCCCCCTCGGCGAAGATCGTCCATGCGGACATCGACCCGGCGGAGATCTCGAAGAACCGCACCGCGGATGTCCCGATCGTGGGTGAGGCTGCCGAGGTCGCCCGGGCGCTGACCGCCGAGCTGCGGGAACGCCTCGCCACAGCGGACCCCCGCGACTACGAGGCCTGGTGGAACACCCTGAAGATGCTGCGGGACAACTACCCGCTGGGCTGGACCGAGACCGAGGACGGCTTCACCGCGCCGCAGAAGGTGATCTCCCGGATCGGTGCCATCTCCGGCCCGGAGACGATCTTCGCAGCCGGCGTGGGACAGCACCAGATGTGGTCCGCCCAGTTCATCAAGTACGAGAACCCGTACACCTGGCTGAACTCCGGGGGCCTGGGCACCATGGGCTATTCGGTGCCGGCGGCGATGGGTGCGAAGGTCGGCCGGCCCGACAAGGTGGTGTGGTCCATCGACGGTGACGGCTGCTTCCAGATGACCAACCAGGAGCTCGCGACCTGCGTCATCAACGACATCCCGATCAAGGTCGCGATCATCAACAACTCCAGCCTCGGCATGGTGCGGCAGTGGCAGAACCTGTTCTACGACCAGCGCTACTCCAACACCGAGCTGAACACCGGGCACGGCTCCCGGCGAGTCCCCGACTTCGTCAAGCTGGCCGAGGCCTATGGCTGTGCCGGACTGCGCTGCGAGCGCGATGAGGACATCGACGCCACCATCACCCAGGCGATGGAGATCAACGACCGACCCGTGGTCGTGGACTTCACCGTCAGCGCCGACGCGATGGTCTGGCCGATGGTGCCGTCCGGCGTCTCCAACGACGAGATCCAGATCGCGCAGGGCATGAGCCCCGAGTGGGAGAGGGACATCTGA
- a CDS encoding branched-chain amino acid aminotransferase, producing MSALDFTQTSTTRRVGDDERARILAAPGFGQYYSDFMAHARWTLEDGWGGAEIVPFGPVELSPAAAVLHYGQEIFEGLKAFRHADGSVWTFRPERNAERMQRSARRLALPELPVEDFLGSLSAITAADEPWVPEATSEESLYLRPFMFASEEFLGVRASHCVDYYVIASPAGPYFPRGVQPLVVWISDEYARAGAGGTGAAKCGGNYASSLLAKEEAAENGADEVMFLDSETHSSIDELSGMNVFAVTADGRLLTPSLTGSILEGVTRESILRLAADRGLEVVEQQLVMGEVLRQVDRGEITEMFAAGTAAVINPIGELRARGGSWTVGEGGSGEVTLALRRELTDIQYGRIPDRHGWLTRLI from the coding sequence GTGAGCGCGCTCGACTTCACCCAGACCAGCACCACTCGTCGAGTGGGTGATGATGAGCGTGCCCGGATCCTGGCCGCTCCCGGGTTCGGTCAGTACTACTCCGACTTCATGGCCCATGCCCGGTGGACCCTCGAGGACGGCTGGGGCGGGGCGGAGATCGTGCCCTTCGGCCCGGTGGAGCTCTCGCCCGCCGCGGCAGTCCTGCACTATGGGCAGGAGATCTTCGAGGGGCTGAAGGCCTTCCGTCACGCCGACGGCTCGGTGTGGACCTTCCGTCCCGAGCGCAATGCCGAGCGCATGCAGCGCTCCGCCCGCCGCCTCGCGCTCCCCGAGCTGCCGGTGGAGGACTTCCTGGGATCGCTGAGCGCCATCACCGCGGCCGATGAGCCGTGGGTGCCCGAGGCGACCAGCGAGGAGTCGCTGTACCTGCGTCCGTTCATGTTCGCCAGTGAGGAGTTCCTCGGGGTGCGGGCCTCCCACTGCGTGGACTACTACGTGATCGCCTCGCCCGCAGGTCCCTATTTCCCCCGCGGGGTGCAGCCGCTCGTGGTGTGGATCTCCGACGAGTACGCGCGCGCCGGAGCCGGCGGCACCGGCGCGGCCAAGTGCGGCGGCAACTATGCCTCCTCGCTGCTGGCGAAGGAGGAGGCCGCCGAGAACGGGGCCGATGAGGTCATGTTCCTGGACTCGGAGACGCATTCCAGCATCGATGAGCTCTCGGGCATGAACGTCTTCGCGGTCACCGCTGACGGCCGCCTGCTCACTCCTTCACTGACCGGCTCGATCCTCGAGGGCGTCACCCGGGAGTCCATCCTCCGCCTGGCCGCCGACCGCGGCCTCGAGGTCGTCGAGCAGCAGCTGGTGATGGGCGAGGTGCTCCGCCAGGTCGACCGCGGCGAGATCACCGAGATGTTCGCCGCCGGTACGGCCGCGGTCATCAACCCCATCGGCGAGCTGCGTGCGCGCGGGGGATCCTGGACGGTGGGGGAGGGAGGCTCCGGCGAGGTCACGCTGGCCCTGCGCAGGGAGCTCACCGATATTCAGTACGGCCGGATCCCGGACCGTCACGGCTGGCTGACCCGTCTGATCTGA
- a CDS encoding glycine cleavage system protein R: protein MTTHAPTTAFVLTAIGDDRPGLVAALAAAVDEHGGNWVDSQLALLAGKFAGIVQVDVPDERAQSFLDALSVLADEVGLDVEATAAGAPIDAAPHSALRLHLLGQDRTGMVREVSSALRSQGATIDGLRSWTREAPEGGGMLFEAEAEVRLPADADEDGVREALETIAAELMVELELDAPE, encoded by the coding sequence ATGACGACTCACGCGCCGACCACCGCTTTCGTGCTGACCGCCATCGGAGACGACCGCCCTGGTCTCGTCGCCGCGCTGGCCGCCGCCGTCGACGAGCACGGGGGGAACTGGGTCGACAGCCAGCTCGCCCTGCTCGCCGGCAAGTTCGCCGGGATCGTGCAGGTCGATGTGCCCGATGAGCGGGCGCAATCCTTCCTTGACGCGCTGTCGGTCCTGGCCGACGAGGTGGGGCTGGACGTGGAGGCGACCGCCGCCGGCGCTCCCATCGATGCGGCTCCGCACAGCGCATTGCGCCTGCACCTGCTCGGCCAGGACCGCACCGGCATGGTCCGTGAGGTGTCCTCCGCGCTGCGCTCCCAGGGGGCGACGATCGATGGGCTGCGAAGCTGGACCCGGGAGGCACCGGAGGGCGGCGGCATGCTTTTCGAGGCCGAGGCCGAGGTGCGCCTGCCGGCCGACGCGGACGAGGACGGGGTCCGCGAGGCGCTCGAGACGATCGCCGCGGAGCTGATGGTGGAGCTGGAGCTTGACGCCCCGGAATGA
- a CDS encoding 3-isopropylmalate dehydrogenase, producing MSTPTPSTLRLAVIEGDGIGQEVVPQGLRALRAALEPIGVTVETTDFDLGAGRWHRTGETLTDQDMASLAEHDAILLGAVGDPGVPSGVLERGLLLKLRFAFDHFVNLRPTRLFPGVTSPLANPGQMDFVVVREGTEGPYVGNGGSLRTGTELEVATEVSLNTAVGVERVVRYAFEQAERRRKKLTLVHKHNVLVHAGHLYRRIVEQVGAEHPEVEVDYAHVDAMMIYLVQDPSRFDVIVTDNLFGDIVTDLAGAVGGGIGLAASGNINPTGAFPSMFEPVHGSAPDIAGKDLADPTATVLSVALLLDHLGHLEPAAAVRAAVENDLAARATSAELSARGTAQIGDALVSAIAGR from the coding sequence ATGAGCACCCCCACCCCCAGCACTCTGCGGCTCGCCGTCATCGAGGGCGACGGCATCGGCCAGGAGGTCGTGCCCCAGGGCCTGCGCGCATTGAGGGCGGCGCTCGAGCCGATCGGCGTCACCGTCGAGACCACCGATTTCGACCTCGGCGCGGGCCGCTGGCACCGCACCGGCGAGACGCTCACCGACCAGGACATGGCGTCCCTGGCCGAGCACGATGCGATCCTGCTGGGGGCGGTCGGCGATCCGGGCGTGCCCTCGGGAGTGCTCGAGCGGGGACTGCTGCTCAAGCTCCGCTTCGCCTTCGACCACTTCGTGAACCTGCGTCCCACCCGGCTCTTCCCGGGCGTGACCTCGCCGCTGGCGAACCCGGGGCAGATGGATTTCGTGGTGGTCCGCGAGGGCACGGAGGGGCCGTACGTCGGCAACGGCGGTTCGCTGCGCACCGGCACCGAGCTCGAGGTCGCCACCGAGGTCTCCCTGAACACCGCCGTCGGCGTCGAGCGGGTGGTCCGCTACGCCTTCGAGCAGGCTGAGCGTCGTCGCAAGAAGCTCACCCTGGTCCACAAGCACAACGTGCTGGTCCATGCCGGGCACCTCTACCGCCGCATCGTCGAACAGGTCGGTGCCGAGCACCCGGAGGTCGAGGTGGACTACGCCCACGTCGACGCGATGATGATCTACCTGGTCCAGGATCCCTCCCGCTTCGATGTGATCGTCACCGACAACCTCTTCGGCGACATCGTCACCGATCTCGCCGGCGCAGTGGGCGGCGGCATCGGTCTGGCCGCGAGCGGCAACATCAACCCCACCGGTGCCTTCCCCTCGATGTTCGAGCCGGTCCACGGCTCGGCCCCTGATATCGCCGGGAAGGACCTCGCCGATCCCACCGCCACCGTGCTCTCGGTCGCCCTGCTGCTGGACCACCTGGGCCACCTCGAGCCGGCCGCCGCGGTCCGCGCCGCGGTTGAGAACGACCTGGCCGCCCGCGCCACCTCGGCGGAGCTCAGCGCGCGCGGAACCGCCCAGATCGGAGACGCACTGGTGTCCGCGATCGCCGGACGCTGA
- the ilvN gene encoding acetolactate synthase small subunit, whose amino-acid sequence MTPGSQTLSVLVENKPGALTRVTALFSRRGYNIASLAVGPTEHPEISRITVVVDVEQHRLEQITKQLNKLVNVLKIVQLDARSTVQRELILIKVTADNATRTSVLEIVQMFRAKVVDAAADSVTIEATGTQDKLSALLGMLESFGIREIVKSGEVAIGRGGRAITDRSLLG is encoded by the coding sequence ATGACCCCCGGCAGCCAGACCCTCTCGGTCCTGGTGGAGAACAAGCCCGGTGCGCTCACCCGCGTCACCGCGCTGTTCTCCCGCCGCGGGTACAACATCGCCTCGCTCGCGGTCGGGCCGACCGAGCACCCGGAGATCTCCCGCATCACGGTGGTCGTCGACGTCGAGCAGCACCGCCTCGAGCAGATCACCAAACAGCTGAACAAGCTCGTCAACGTGCTCAAGATCGTGCAGCTCGATGCGCGTTCCACCGTGCAGCGCGAGCTCATCCTCATCAAGGTCACCGCCGACAACGCGACCCGGACCTCGGTGCTGGAGATCGTGCAGATGTTCCGGGCCAAGGTCGTCGACGCGGCCGCCGATTCGGTGACCATCGAGGCCACCGGCACCCAGGACAAGCTCTCCGCCCTGCTGGGGATGCTCGAGTCCTTCGGCATCCGCGAGATCGTGAAGTCCGGCGAGGTCGCCATCGGTCGGGGCGGACGCGCGATCACCGACCGCAGCCTGCTGGGCTGA